Proteins from a genomic interval of Bradyrhizobium sp. CCBAU 53340:
- a CDS encoding general secretion pathway protein GspK codes for MSCGAHGRDALRDDRGFIVVVVLWMLAALATLALIYLTYVANTAVTVAVNTDRLQADALMNAGLELAAYRLTAQDEATRPTSGTFNARVGAGRVAVTFRSEAARIDLNMAPKAVLAGLMTGLGVSASDAPDYADRILAWRSSTEPGVDNPEDSFYRTLGAPYLPRHAPFPHSDELWLVRGIPPAVIGRMLPFVTVFSNMRTVNVLDAAPQVVAALPGMTPETLQQLLRNRADPSVDPQSLVGLAGSASATIEGAKAYRLTVVAEAPSHRQSSAEIVILLLESGDEPYRVLSWHNAFDGSAGKPL; via the coding sequence GTGAGTTGCGGGGCGCATGGTCGCGACGCGTTGCGCGATGACCGCGGCTTTATCGTCGTCGTGGTGCTCTGGATGCTGGCGGCGCTCGCCACGCTCGCGCTGATCTACCTGACCTATGTCGCGAACACCGCGGTCACCGTCGCCGTCAACACCGACCGGTTGCAGGCCGATGCGCTGATGAACGCCGGCCTCGAGCTTGCGGCCTATCGGCTGACTGCGCAGGACGAAGCGACGCGCCCGACCAGCGGAACCTTCAATGCCCGCGTCGGCGCGGGCCGCGTGGCCGTGACGTTCCGTTCGGAGGCGGCGCGCATCGATCTCAACATGGCGCCGAAGGCCGTCCTCGCCGGCCTGATGACCGGGCTCGGCGTCTCGGCGTCGGATGCGCCTGACTACGCCGACAGGATCCTGGCGTGGCGGTCGTCCACGGAGCCCGGCGTGGACAATCCCGAGGACTCCTTCTACCGCACGCTCGGCGCGCCCTATCTGCCGCGCCACGCGCCGTTTCCGCACAGCGACGAACTGTGGCTGGTGCGCGGCATTCCGCCTGCCGTGATCGGGCGCATGCTGCCCTTCGTCACCGTGTTCAGCAACATGCGCACGGTGAACGTGCTCGATGCCGCCCCGCAAGTGGTGGCGGCGTTGCCCGGCATGACGCCGGAGACGCTGCAACAATTGCTGCGGAACCGCGCCGATCCCAGCGTCGATCCGCAGTCCCTGGTCGGGCTTGCCGGCAGCGCCAGTGCGACGATCGAGGGTGCGAAAGCCTACCGCCTGACGGTCGTCGCCGAAGCGCCCTCGCACCGGCAGAGCTCGGCCGAGATCGTCATCCTGCTTCTCGAAAGCGGCGATGAGCCCTATCGTGTATTGTCGTGGCACAACGCCTTCGACGGCTCGGCCGGAAAGCCTCTGTGA
- the tnpB gene encoding IS66 family insertion sequence element accessory protein TnpB (TnpB, as the term is used for proteins encoded by IS66 family insertion elements, is considered an accessory protein, since TnpC, encoded by a neighboring gene, is a DDE family transposase.), with the protein MQADPLSGAVYGFRAKPADGEKLIYWGGTGMCLFAKRLEIGPFCWPDVQDDVIRPTAAHL; encoded by the coding sequence ATCCAGGCCGATCCGCTCTCCGGCGCCGTGTATGGGTTCCGCGCCAAGCCCGCCGATGGGGAGAAGCTGATCTATTGGGGCGGCACGGGTATGTGCCTGTTCGCCAAGCGGCTTGAGATCGGTCCGTTCTGCTGGCCCGACGTGCAGGACGACGTCATTCGCCCGACTGCGGCGCATCTATGA
- the gspM gene encoding type II secretion system protein GspM, whose product MKPNMQATIGSVNAASGNGVTRALTSSPLIAVTLYLAVTCGLLLMAGLSIADVIAHRQALAQTSDLLDQLRGRKGAAKNAADLSAEHPGTPFLEGPTVTVAGANLLQRVATAVGNVGGSVQSSQVDVTGAQTKDGFVGLVVSCELEQPALQKVLYDLEAGMPFLFVDQLDVQVPQTTTLNEAGTDRVRVILGVSGQWQAGK is encoded by the coding sequence ATGAAACCCAACATGCAAGCCACCATCGGCAGCGTCAACGCCGCAAGCGGAAACGGCGTGACGCGGGCGCTGACCTCCTCGCCGCTGATCGCCGTGACGCTCTACCTCGCGGTGACATGCGGGCTCTTGCTGATGGCGGGCCTGTCGATTGCCGACGTGATCGCCCACCGCCAGGCCCTGGCGCAGACCTCCGACCTGCTCGACCAGCTGCGCGGCCGCAAGGGCGCCGCCAAGAACGCCGCGGACCTGTCAGCCGAGCACCCCGGCACGCCGTTCCTGGAAGGGCCGACGGTGACGGTGGCCGGTGCCAATCTGTTGCAGCGGGTCGCAACTGCCGTCGGCAATGTCGGCGGCTCGGTGCAATCCTCGCAGGTCGACGTGACAGGGGCGCAGACCAAGGACGGCTTCGTCGGCCTCGTGGTGAGCTGCGAGCTGGAGCAGCCCGCGCTGCAAAAGGTGCTCTACGATCTCGAGGCGGGCATGCCGTTCCTGTTCGTCGACCAGCTCGACGTCCAGGTGCCGCAGACTACGACCTTGAACGAGGCCGGTACCGACCGCGTCAGGGTGATTCTGGGTGTTTCCGGGCAGTGGCAGGCGGGGAAATAG
- the gspG gene encoding type II secretion system major pseudopilin GspG: MTRHPSSRRRSRREARGEAGFTLVEMLVVITIIGMIMALVGPRVLNYLSESKAKAAKIQIESFSSALDLYYLDLGRYPTSNEGLTGLTRSNNQAGWNGPYLRGGVVPNDPWGHGYVYRSPGANAPYEIISLGSDGQEGGSGTASDIVSGAR, from the coding sequence GTGACCAGACATCCATCGTCGAGGCGCCGTTCGCGGCGCGAGGCCCGTGGAGAGGCCGGCTTCACCCTGGTCGAGATGCTCGTCGTCATCACCATCATCGGCATGATCATGGCGTTGGTGGGACCGCGAGTGCTGAACTATCTCAGCGAGTCCAAGGCCAAGGCGGCGAAGATCCAGATCGAGAGCTTCTCCAGCGCGCTCGATCTCTATTACCTCGATCTCGGCCGCTATCCGACCTCGAATGAAGGCCTGACAGGGCTGACGCGCAGCAACAACCAGGCCGGCTGGAACGGGCCATACTTGCGCGGTGGCGTGGTGCCGAACGATCCCTGGGGCCACGGCTATGTCTATCGGTCACCGGGCGCGAACGCGCCTTACGAGATTATCTCGCTCGGATCAGACGGGCAGGAAGGCGGAAGTGGTACGGCATCCGACATCGTCAGCGGCGCGCGCTGA
- a CDS encoding O-antigen ligase: MIQTTSIRQKALRYSSDKWLVKSQDSLFYTDLFAVLTVALLPWSTSGFYISLGFWFLVQVPRLPSLDVGAFLHLISRPICLLPIILFLVAVLGTLWADVPWQARILGVKPVAKLLVIPFLVHHFHLSRRGHWVFIAFFVSCVLLMILSWIVLFAPGLKLTATASEGVPVKNYIDQSQEFALCMVGIWPCVSILYRQRRYATATAVAVLALGFFANMAFVASARSALVYLPALLIVLTIKHCNGRQSAILLLVIVLAATMVWSTSSYLRTRVHDILIEYQSYEQNIPVNKARERNIPFSTGLRLEYWQKSIRFFANAPLLGNGTGSIEQLFQRDAVGKSGLGVEITKNPHNQTLYVAVQWGVIGVAVLYAMWLYHLVSFRGHGTASWVGLLVVVQNIASSLTNSHLFDFHEGWMYVLGVGTAGGMSLAAKRRVEELSACAADCKAASRPSSKASDRHQGGALN; the protein is encoded by the coding sequence ATGATTCAGACGACCAGCATTCGACAAAAAGCTCTAAGGTACTCCTCAGACAAATGGTTGGTTAAATCACAGGATTCGCTCTTCTATACTGATTTGTTCGCTGTTTTGACAGTTGCGCTGTTGCCCTGGTCGACAAGCGGCTTTTACATTTCACTAGGCTTTTGGTTCCTTGTCCAGGTTCCGCGGCTTCCATCATTGGATGTGGGCGCATTCCTTCATCTTATATCGCGGCCAATTTGCTTACTCCCAATTATTTTATTTCTGGTCGCGGTGCTCGGAACGCTTTGGGCGGACGTACCGTGGCAGGCGAGGATTCTAGGAGTTAAGCCGGTTGCGAAGTTGCTCGTAATACCGTTCCTCGTTCACCATTTTCATCTCTCGCGACGCGGCCATTGGGTTTTCATCGCGTTTTTTGTCTCATGCGTATTGTTGATGATCCTCTCTTGGATTGTGCTATTTGCACCGGGCTTGAAATTGACGGCCACAGCAAGCGAAGGAGTGCCGGTCAAGAACTATATTGATCAAAGTCAAGAGTTTGCGCTTTGTATGGTGGGCATCTGGCCTTGCGTCTCGATTTTGTACAGGCAGCGGCGCTACGCCACGGCGACCGCGGTTGCCGTCCTGGCACTGGGCTTCTTCGCAAATATGGCCTTCGTCGCTTCAGCTCGGTCCGCACTTGTCTACCTGCCAGCGCTGCTCATCGTTCTAACGATAAAACACTGCAACGGGCGCCAATCAGCAATCTTGCTCCTTGTTATCGTGCTGGCGGCGACCATGGTTTGGTCTACATCCTCTTACCTACGCACTCGTGTCCATGACATCCTGATTGAATACCAGTCATACGAACAAAATATCCCGGTAAATAAAGCGCGAGAACGGAATATCCCATTCTCTACCGGGCTACGTCTTGAGTACTGGCAAAAATCAATCAGGTTCTTTGCAAACGCGCCCCTCCTCGGCAATGGGACGGGCTCGATCGAACAGTTGTTTCAACGTGATGCAGTTGGAAAATCGGGACTTGGCGTTGAAATAACGAAAAATCCTCATAATCAGACTCTCTACGTCGCTGTTCAATGGGGGGTGATCGGGGTCGCCGTATTGTACGCCATGTGGCTATACCACCTAGTTAGTTTTCGAGGTCATGGGACGGCAAGTTGGGTTGGATTGCTTGTAGTGGTTCAAAATATAGCGAGCTCGCTCACGAACTCGCACCTATTCGACTTTCATGAAGGCTGGATGTACGTCCTCGGCGTGGGAACCGCGGGGGGAATGAGCTTGGCAGCTAAGCGACGAGTTGAGGAGTTAAGCGCATGCGCCGCAGATTGCAAAGCGGCCAGTAGGCCCTCTTCGAAGGCCTCCGATCGCCACCAAGGCGGTGCTTTAAACTAA
- a CDS encoding IS3 family transposase (programmed frameshift): MKRSRFTEEQIIGILKEHEAGVSVGDLCRRHGVSDASIYKWKAKFGGMEVSEAKRLKTLEDENTRLKRLLADAMLDNAALKDLPGKEVVTPATKRKAVAHLVDAHGMSERRACKAIGCCRMTMRYRTTRADDAGVRQRMKAIAQERRRFGYRRLHVLLKREGYLINHKKLFRLYREEKLAVRRRGGRKRAIGTRAPMTAPMTANDRWSLDFVSDQLTDGRRFRILTVVDDCTRECLALVADTSLSGARVARELDRLIAERGKPKMVVSDNGTELTSNAILAWADQSRVTWHYIAPGKPTQNAFIESFNGRLRDELLNETLFTTLAQARVALGCWRADYNNERPHSQLGWKTPSEFAFTCHPRRDLALRYAEGSAPAPAATTAQLGKSNRWSELRTG; the protein is encoded by the exons ATGAAGCGAAGCCGGTTTACGGAAGAACAGATTATTGGGATTTTGAAGGAGCACGAGGCCGGTGTTTCGGTCGGCGATCTGTGCCGGAGGCATGGTGTGAGCGACGCCAGCATCTACAAATGGAAAGCGAAATTCGGCGGGATGGAGGTCTCGGAGGCCAAGCGGCTGAAGACGCTGGAGGACGAGAACACCCGGCTGAAGCGGCTGTTGGCCGACGCCATGCTAGACAATGCGGCCTTGAAGGATCTCC CTGGGAAAGAAGTGGTGACGCCCGCGACCAAGCGGAAGGCTGTCGCGCATCTGGTGGATGCCCACGGGATGAGCGAACGGCGGGCGTGTAAAGCCATCGGCTGCTGCCGCATGACCATGAGATATCGGACGACCCGGGCGGATGATGCCGGCGTTCGCCAGCGCATGAAGGCGATCGCCCAGGAGCGCCGGCGCTTCGGCTATCGGCGCCTGCACGTCCTGCTGAAGCGGGAGGGCTATCTGATCAACCACAAGAAGCTGTTCCGGCTCTACCGGGAAGAGAAGCTTGCGGTGCGCCGCCGTGGCGGCCGCAAGCGCGCAATCGGGACCCGGGCCCCAATGACGGCGCCGATGACCGCCAATGATCGCTGGTCGCTCGACTTCGTCTCGGATCAGCTCACCGACGGACGTCGTTTCCGAATCCTGACCGTGGTCGACGACTGCACCCGCGAGTGCCTGGCACTGGTGGCCGATACCTCACTATCGGGAGCTCGGGTGGCAAGGGAACTGGACCGGCTGATAGCGGAGCGCGGCAAGCCAAAGATGGTGGTCAGCGACAACGGCACCGAACTCACCAGCAATGCCATCCTGGCGTGGGCCGATCAGAGCCGTGTCACATGGCACTACATCGCGCCCGGCAAGCCCACGCAAAATGCCTTCATTGAGAGCTTCAATGGTCGGCTGCGAGATGAGTTGCTGAACGAGACGCTGTTCACGACACTGGCTCAGGCCCGCGTGGCGCTCGGATGCTGGCGGGCCGATTACAACAACGAACGGCCGCACTCGCAGCTCGGATGGAAGACGCCCTCAGAGTTCGCCTTCACCTGTCACCCGCGTCGGGATCTGGCGCTGCGCTATGCCGAAGGCTCCGCGCCAGCCCCCGCCGCTACCACCGCCCAACTGGGCAAATCCAATCGTTGGAGCGAACTCAGGACTGGATAA
- a CDS encoding prepilin-type N-terminal cleavage/methylation domain-containing protein, giving the protein MSRRSCSNGAAGFTLIETLVALAIIAIVLGTIGSVISVTTKGTRSIDQHLALSGTAETLLADLPARGLLKPGRQSGELAGSRWRVDIAPMNVAGGNPETDRFVPLAVNLRLQRADGAALQVTTVKLVPRPTQGPRQ; this is encoded by the coding sequence TTGTCCCGCAGAAGCTGCTCTAACGGCGCCGCCGGCTTCACCCTGATCGAGACGCTGGTCGCGCTCGCGATCATCGCCATCGTGCTCGGAACCATCGGCTCGGTCATCTCGGTCACGACGAAAGGCACGCGCTCGATCGACCAGCACCTGGCGCTCTCCGGCACGGCGGAGACATTGCTTGCGGACCTGCCGGCGCGCGGGTTGCTGAAGCCCGGCCGGCAAAGCGGAGAGCTTGCCGGCAGCCGCTGGCGCGTCGACATCGCGCCGATGAACGTCGCCGGCGGCAACCCCGAGACCGACCGCTTCGTGCCGCTGGCGGTCAATCTGCGGCTCCAGCGCGCCGACGGCGCGGCGCTCCAGGTCACGACAGTGAAGCTGGTGCCGAGGCCGACGCAAGGGCCGCGCCAATGA
- a CDS encoding heme-binding protein: MAELTLDIARKILDAALAKSTELKLKPLVVTILDARGVLKIAAAQDGTSLMRAEIAHGKAYGALAMGMGSRALYQRAQDQAYFIDAMNTIAKGALVPVPGGVLIMDVTTLLGAVGVSGDTSDNDEACAVAGIQAAGLKANAG; this comes from the coding sequence ATGGCTGAACTGACTCTCGACATCGCCCGCAAAATCCTCGACGCCGCCCTTGCCAAATCCACCGAGCTGAAGCTGAAGCCGCTGGTCGTCACCATCCTGGACGCGCGCGGCGTGCTCAAGATCGCCGCCGCTCAGGACGGCACCAGCCTGATGCGCGCCGAGATCGCCCATGGCAAGGCCTACGGTGCGCTCGCGATGGGCATGGGCTCGCGCGCGCTGTACCAGCGGGCGCAGGATCAGGCCTATTTCATCGACGCGATGAACACCATCGCCAAGGGCGCGCTCGTGCCGGTCCCCGGCGGCGTGCTGATCATGGACGTTACGACGCTGCTCGGCGCGGTGGGTGTGTCGGGCGACACGTCCGACAATGACGAGGCGTGTGCGGTGGCGGGTATTCAGGCCGCGGGATTGAAGGCCAACGCAGGATAG
- a CDS encoding general secretion pathway protein GspJ: MKRLRRAFASEAGFTLLEVLLATLLMTVILGALATVTAQWLPNWNRGIARVQRAERLATGLDRIVADLSVAEQMTVNGNARAPLFDGAELSVTFLRTALGPSARPGLEFIRLIEKADAQGVALVRERAPFQPMATDGQIRFVDQVVLIRAPFRVSFAYAGPDRKWQPTWRGQGQLPDRIRVTVRDGASGQVLAVSAAVLPHITAPAECARAKNPTTCVTAASRPQQAQKEEPQL, translated from the coding sequence ATGAAACGTCTGCGCCGCGCGTTCGCGTCCGAGGCGGGCTTCACGCTGCTCGAGGTGCTGTTGGCGACGCTGCTGATGACCGTGATCCTGGGTGCGCTCGCAACCGTGACGGCGCAATGGCTGCCGAACTGGAATCGCGGCATCGCGCGGGTGCAGCGCGCGGAGCGCCTCGCCACCGGGCTCGATCGCATCGTCGCCGACCTCTCCGTCGCCGAGCAGATGACCGTGAACGGGAACGCCAGGGCGCCGCTGTTCGACGGCGCCGAATTGTCGGTGACGTTCCTGCGTACCGCGCTCGGCCCGAGCGCGCGTCCGGGCCTCGAATTCATCCGCCTGATCGAGAAGGCCGATGCTCAAGGGGTCGCTTTGGTGCGCGAGCGCGCGCCGTTCCAGCCGATGGCGACCGACGGGCAGATCCGCTTTGTCGACCAGGTGGTGCTGATCCGCGCGCCGTTCCGCGTCAGCTTTGCCTATGCCGGGCCGGACCGGAAGTGGCAGCCGACCTGGCGCGGCCAGGGGCAACTGCCGGATCGCATCCGCGTCACCGTGCGCGATGGCGCATCCGGCCAGGTGCTGGCGGTTTCGGCCGCGGTGCTGCCGCACATCACGGCGCCGGCCGAATGCGCGCGCGCCAAGAATCCGACGACCTGCGTGACGGCGGCCAGCCGGCCGCAACAGGCGCAAAAAGAGGAGCCGCAGCTGTGA
- a CDS encoding prepilin-type N-terminal cleavage/methylation domain-containing protein — MVRHPTSSAARAEPARDAQVLDARGFALIEILCVLAIIGLLAAIILPGIPRSTTRAKLESYAVETAALLKSDRNSALRRQVRVATLVDAEARAIRSGVTGQTIRLPPDVVMQATLAARCADRATGQSIDFFPSGMSCGGTIALARPGMGYEVRVNWLTGGIEIVPQKLL, encoded by the coding sequence GTGGTACGGCATCCGACATCGTCAGCGGCGCGCGCTGAGCCGGCTCGTGATGCGCAAGTTCTGGACGCGCGAGGCTTTGCGCTGATCGAGATCCTGTGCGTGCTCGCGATCATCGGCCTGCTGGCGGCGATCATCCTGCCGGGAATCCCGCGCTCGACGACGCGGGCCAAGCTCGAGAGCTATGCGGTCGAGACCGCGGCTCTGCTGAAATCCGATCGTAACTCCGCGCTGCGTCGTCAGGTCAGGGTCGCAACTCTGGTGGATGCCGAGGCGCGCGCGATCCGCTCCGGCGTCACCGGGCAGACCATCCGCCTGCCGCCCGACGTGGTCATGCAGGCGACGCTGGCCGCGCGCTGCGCCGATCGCGCCACCGGCCAATCGATCGATTTCTTTCCGTCGGGCATGTCGTGCGGCGGGACGATCGCGCTGGCACGGCCGGGCATGGGCTACGAGGTTCGGGTCAACTGGCTGACGGGAGGCATCGAGATTGTCCCGCAGAAGCTGCTCTAA
- a CDS encoding type II secretion system F family protein, with translation MPNYRYRALNANGELVSGAIAASAPGDVAQRIERLGLVLVDNVTPEEGGAARGALSIFNRPKPEDVTIFTRDLALLLRAGARINDGLELLAADPDFGRLRSVVADIRARVVSGESFGEALARHEGLFPPMYIALVRVGEASGSLDHVLEVLAGERARGEALRRRLTDAIRYPLFVLGAAGCVLLFFLTFVLPQFASVLQDFGAKVDPIVGVFLNISTFLRSNSDAVLAGLAAFIGLAWLMLRQERIRRGITSAFTKAPAIRNVMGAYRTALFCRNLGLLLGSGVNLTTTLRILVDMMATTGSSAVWSEAADRVRHGSKLSDALAETEALPPMAVRMLRLGDETGQLPMLSGRVAEFYEAKLQRMLDRAVGVAGPAAIIAISLVVGGLITSVMTALMSVSQIVG, from the coding sequence ATGCCGAACTATCGCTATCGCGCGCTCAATGCCAACGGCGAACTGGTCTCCGGGGCCATCGCCGCGTCGGCGCCGGGCGACGTGGCGCAGCGGATCGAGCGGCTTGGCCTGGTGCTGGTCGACAACGTCACGCCGGAAGAGGGCGGTGCCGCGCGCGGCGCGCTCAGCATCTTCAACAGGCCGAAGCCGGAGGACGTCACCATCTTCACCCGCGACCTTGCCCTGCTGCTGCGCGCCGGCGCCCGCATCAATGACGGCCTGGAACTGCTCGCCGCCGATCCGGATTTCGGACGGCTGCGGTCCGTCGTCGCCGACATCCGCGCGCGCGTCGTCTCCGGCGAGAGTTTCGGCGAGGCCTTGGCGAGGCATGAGGGCCTGTTTCCGCCGATGTATATCGCGCTGGTGCGGGTCGGCGAGGCCTCGGGGTCGCTGGACCATGTGCTGGAGGTGCTCGCCGGCGAACGCGCGCGCGGCGAGGCGCTGAGGCGGCGCCTGACGGACGCGATCCGCTATCCCCTCTTCGTGCTCGGCGCGGCCGGATGCGTGCTGCTGTTCTTCCTGACCTTCGTGCTGCCGCAGTTCGCCAGCGTCTTGCAGGATTTCGGCGCCAAGGTCGACCCGATCGTCGGTGTCTTCCTGAACATCTCCACGTTCCTGCGCAGCAATTCGGATGCGGTGCTGGCCGGTCTTGCGGCATTCATCGGGCTTGCCTGGCTGATGTTGCGGCAGGAGCGCATTCGTCGCGGCATCACCAGCGCATTCACGAAGGCGCCGGCGATCCGCAACGTGATGGGCGCCTACCGCACGGCGCTGTTCTGCCGCAATCTCGGCCTGCTGCTCGGCAGCGGCGTCAATCTCACCACCACGCTGCGCATCCTCGTCGACATGATGGCAACGACCGGATCGTCCGCGGTCTGGAGCGAGGCCGCGGACCGTGTCCGCCACGGCTCGAAGCTTTCCGATGCGCTCGCCGAAACCGAGGCGCTGCCGCCGATGGCGGTGCGCATGCTGAGACTGGGTGACGAGACCGGGCAGCTACCGATGCTGTCCGGCCGGGTCGCCGAATTCTACGAGGCCAAGCTGCAACGCATGCTCGACCGCGCGGTCGGCGTTGCCGGGCCTGCGGCGATCATCGCGATCTCGCTGGTCGTCGGCGGCCTGATCACATCGGTGATGACGGCGCTGATGTCGGTAAGCCAGATTGTCGGTTAG
- a CDS encoding PilN domain-containing protein, translating to MSSLNSLRAIFDAWSGTVAGAAVAGLERMVSPRLVRLVEGETGAFALEAAKPENAPKEIAFDDGKFTGANLAQIVRGCRVEIVLRPARFLFRPLELPARAADFLDGIVRAQIDRLTPWSAAEAVFGCSVPVAQGAESITTMIAAAPRRLATGYVEALSGFHPSAIAVLTETPEGGRIRVFEQKSRGAIDPVRLSQTLQIVLGFAAVTAVLGSVVAGYLADSLSAQENELERQIAQRRAAIRGADGGERSPLALLERRKYDTPASVIVLESLSRLLPDHTYVTEMHLTGNKLQIAGITRDAPSLIPLIEQSQHFTRATFYAPTTRGPSDPGERFHIEAQVEPRNAP from the coding sequence ATGAGTTCGCTCAATTCCCTTCGCGCCATTTTCGATGCCTGGTCCGGTACGGTGGCCGGCGCCGCGGTTGCCGGGCTGGAGCGGATGGTGTCGCCGCGCCTGGTGCGGCTGGTCGAGGGCGAGACCGGCGCGTTCGCGTTGGAAGCCGCAAAGCCGGAGAACGCGCCCAAGGAGATCGCCTTCGACGACGGCAAGTTCACCGGCGCCAATCTCGCGCAGATCGTCCGCGGCTGCCGCGTCGAGATCGTGCTGCGGCCGGCGCGCTTCCTGTTCCGTCCGCTGGAGCTGCCGGCGCGAGCGGCCGATTTCCTCGACGGCATCGTGCGGGCGCAGATCGATAGGCTGACGCCGTGGAGCGCAGCCGAGGCCGTGTTCGGTTGCAGCGTGCCGGTGGCGCAAGGCGCAGAGAGTATCACCACGATGATCGCGGCCGCACCGCGCCGACTCGCGACGGGCTATGTCGAGGCGCTGTCCGGCTTTCATCCGTCCGCTATCGCGGTTCTGACCGAAACGCCTGAAGGCGGACGCATCAGGGTTTTCGAGCAGAAGTCGCGCGGCGCCATCGACCCCGTGCGGCTCAGCCAGACGCTGCAGATCGTGCTCGGGTTTGCCGCGGTGACGGCCGTGCTCGGCTCGGTCGTCGCGGGCTATCTGGCCGACAGCCTGAGCGCGCAGGAGAACGAGCTCGAACGACAGATCGCCCAACGCCGCGCCGCGATCCGCGGCGCCGATGGCGGCGAGCGCTCGCCGCTGGCGCTTCTGGAGCGGCGCAAATACGACACGCCGGCGAGCGTGATCGTGCTGGAATCGCTGAGCCGCCTGTTACCGGATCATACCTACGTCACCGAGATGCATCTGACCGGCAACAAGCTGCAGATCGCGGGCATCACCCGCGATGCGCCCTCGCTGATCCCGCTGATCGAGCAGTCCCAGCATTTCACGCGCGCGACCTTCTACGCCCCGACGACGCGCGGCCCCTCCGATCCCGGCGAGCGCTTCCACATCGAGGCGCAGGTCGAGCCGAGGAACGCGCCATGA